A single window of Metallosphaera hakonensis JCM 8857 = DSM 7519 DNA harbors:
- the rgy gene encoding reverse gyrase, with protein MISSVFHGSCPNCQGPLEDYRALAGLPCTECFPGNSDAFRDMPQVEKIKVVYNLLVNSGKLAKYWELYYTSEMYNELIDYFKRVTGNEPWSLQRLWLRRLGERENFSLSAPTGMGKTTTLISYSTYLSKGVLYIVPTKSLQEQICSKIGAISSVACGKVDPEGISVLTVSYVNKNYHLMQNYRPNFIAVDDADAIIKSGKTTDKLVEIMGIPKEVYEDAMRLVRLRRLLYLKEEKDDILEKIASLERKIQSFSGIIAQLVVASATLRPKGVKQKALRYISGFDISTAQTYARNIVDSFTTSSLVEIVQRLGAGGLILVSREYGKEKMKQIREELQSLNLRVELATSGRKFLQDFSAGNTDILVGSASYYGVAVRGIDEPKRLRYVLFYGVPKSRARAEDAVKNPFTLLKVSRLLGMKVPEDEILGLSPAEAQAIKIAMITGQPLQGKLGDLLEKMKDLVTQVQESLRKIDGTIKGETFLLSRKGKDVFIEYPDIITYLQGSGRSSRLLNGGLTKGLSVVLVDDPVIFELFKRKMNFLIPGFSPVSFEAVNLDEVKNEIERTRREGGNKIEVKTALMVVESPTKAKTISRLFGFPARRNIGGVQVYETVVVDDNTVYILDVVATRGHMTDITLDEKGYFGVEVEGDKISPYYSHIYRCVSCKRAVSKEVEVCPYCGSNLITSSLSVINAMRKLALEVDEVFIATDPDTEGEKIAFDVAVNLAPYNPKIARIKYHEVTRSGILQALRSISNLDMNTVHSQVVRRVEDRWIGFELSKLLKLRFGDKNQGAGRVQAPVLGWIVKKTLEYKEKMGWILYVKIGNYVYREYHKEKPNITDNLVEVELLEERDTAMQPLPPFSTDDLLIEAYKWFKIPAERVMRIAQDLFESGLITYHRTDSHHVSGKGMEVAKEYLEGKGLTNYYQPRSWGSEGTHEAIRPTRPLDLDSLKKEIGENPMMLTVKFSWAHFAIYDMIFRRFVASQMKESIGVIRKFTMRMGEKVWNAELLVDMKEGFSSVYKYRLFEVPVGKVSAEVTVTRGSDAKMLTYADVIKEMREKKIGRPSTYAKTIQSLLRHGYVVESKKRAVLVATKKGINAYNFLSQFPDLVSEEVTANLLAKMDLISLGKLEPTSILVTVLNNLQRLEVLPKSEQEI; from the coding sequence ATGATTAGTTCAGTATTTCATGGCTCTTGTCCAAATTGTCAGGGACCGTTAGAGGACTATAGAGCCTTGGCTGGGTTGCCTTGCACGGAATGTTTTCCTGGAAACTCTGACGCATTCAGGGACATGCCTCAAGTGGAGAAGATCAAAGTCGTCTACAATCTTCTTGTTAATAGTGGTAAATTAGCCAAGTATTGGGAGCTTTATTACACGTCAGAAATGTATAATGAACTCATTGATTACTTTAAGAGAGTAACTGGAAATGAACCCTGGTCCCTGCAGAGGCTCTGGCTTAGACGTCTCGGGGAGAGGGAGAACTTTTCCTTATCTGCCCCAACTGGCATGGGGAAGACGACAACCCTGATTTCGTATTCGACTTACCTTTCCAAGGGAGTTCTATACATCGTACCCACTAAGTCGCTTCAGGAACAGATCTGTTCTAAAATTGGGGCAATCTCATCTGTTGCCTGCGGTAAAGTAGATCCAGAAGGGATATCTGTTTTAACAGTAAGTTACGTCAACAAGAACTATCACTTGATGCAGAATTATAGACCCAATTTCATAGCAGTCGACGATGCTGATGCCATAATAAAGAGCGGGAAGACCACCGATAAATTAGTGGAGATTATGGGGATTCCCAAGGAAGTATACGAGGACGCAATGAGGCTTGTAAGGCTTAGAAGGCTTCTTTACCTCAAGGAGGAGAAGGATGATATACTGGAGAAGATAGCGTCTCTTGAGAGAAAAATACAAAGTTTCTCTGGGATAATTGCCCAATTGGTCGTGGCAAGTGCGACTTTAAGACCAAAGGGAGTCAAGCAGAAGGCATTGAGATACATATCAGGTTTCGACATATCCACTGCCCAAACTTACGCAAGGAATATTGTAGACTCGTTCACGACTTCTAGCTTAGTAGAAATCGTTCAAAGACTAGGAGCAGGGGGACTGATTCTCGTATCCAGAGAATATGGCAAGGAGAAGATGAAGCAAATAAGGGAGGAATTACAATCGCTCAACCTCAGGGTAGAACTTGCCACAAGCGGGAGGAAATTCCTACAGGACTTCTCGGCTGGGAATACAGATATACTCGTGGGATCGGCATCCTATTATGGGGTGGCAGTTAGAGGGATAGATGAACCCAAGAGGCTAAGATATGTCCTGTTTTATGGAGTTCCGAAATCCAGGGCTAGGGCAGAGGATGCAGTAAAGAACCCGTTTACCCTACTCAAGGTTTCTAGGCTTTTAGGAATGAAGGTTCCGGAAGACGAGATTCTGGGTCTCTCCCCAGCCGAGGCTCAGGCCATAAAGATAGCGATGATTACTGGCCAACCCTTGCAGGGAAAGTTGGGCGATCTCCTAGAGAAGATGAAGGATCTGGTCACTCAGGTTCAGGAGTCGCTTAGAAAAATAGATGGCACAATCAAGGGCGAGACCTTCCTCCTATCGAGGAAGGGAAAAGACGTATTCATTGAGTATCCAGATATAATTACATATCTTCAGGGATCTGGTAGGAGCAGTAGACTTTTGAACGGAGGGTTAACCAAGGGTCTGAGCGTTGTCTTAGTTGACGATCCAGTGATATTCGAGCTGTTCAAAAGGAAGATGAACTTCTTGATCCCAGGTTTCTCCCCCGTCAGTTTTGAGGCGGTGAATCTTGATGAAGTCAAGAACGAAATAGAGAGGACTAGACGGGAGGGGGGAAATAAAATAGAAGTAAAGACTGCGTTAATGGTTGTGGAGTCACCAACCAAGGCCAAGACTATCTCAAGACTGTTCGGGTTCCCAGCTCGTAGGAATATTGGGGGAGTTCAAGTGTATGAAACGGTAGTTGTTGATGATAACACAGTTTACATCCTTGACGTTGTGGCCACTAGAGGTCATATGACCGACATAACCTTAGACGAGAAGGGATATTTTGGAGTTGAAGTTGAGGGAGATAAGATTAGCCCCTATTACTCGCACATTTATAGATGTGTAAGTTGTAAGAGGGCTGTTAGCAAAGAGGTCGAGGTATGTCCTTACTGTGGATCCAACTTAATCACATCGTCTCTTTCCGTGATTAATGCCATGAGAAAATTAGCCCTGGAGGTGGACGAAGTGTTCATAGCAACTGATCCAGATACAGAGGGCGAAAAGATAGCCTTTGATGTTGCTGTGAACCTTGCACCCTATAACCCAAAGATAGCCAGAATAAAATATCATGAGGTGACCAGAAGCGGCATATTGCAAGCCTTAAGATCTATTTCAAACTTGGATATGAACACCGTCCACAGCCAAGTTGTTAGGAGAGTTGAAGACAGGTGGATTGGATTCGAGTTGAGTAAGTTACTCAAGTTAAGGTTTGGGGACAAAAATCAGGGTGCGGGTAGGGTACAAGCCCCAGTCCTGGGCTGGATAGTAAAGAAGACTTTGGAGTACAAGGAGAAGATGGGATGGATCCTTTACGTTAAAATAGGGAATTACGTGTATAGGGAGTACCACAAGGAGAAGCCTAACATAACGGACAACTTAGTTGAAGTAGAATTGCTGGAAGAGAGAGATACAGCGATGCAACCCCTGCCTCCCTTTTCCACTGACGATCTCCTCATTGAGGCTTACAAGTGGTTTAAGATACCAGCAGAGAGAGTAATGAGGATCGCACAAGATCTATTCGAGAGCGGATTAATAACATATCATAGAACCGATAGCCATCACGTATCTGGAAAGGGAATGGAAGTTGCCAAGGAGTACCTGGAAGGAAAAGGTCTAACCAATTACTATCAGCCAAGGAGCTGGGGTTCCGAGGGAACACATGAGGCAATAAGGCCAACTAGGCCACTGGACCTGGATTCTCTGAAGAAAGAGATTGGCGAGAATCCCATGATGTTGACTGTGAAGTTCTCCTGGGCTCATTTCGCTATATATGACATGATATTCAGAAGGTTCGTAGCGAGTCAAATGAAAGAGTCTATAGGAGTTATCAGGAAGTTCACCATGAGGATGGGGGAGAAAGTGTGGAATGCTGAGCTTCTGGTTGACATGAAGGAAGGATTCTCCTCAGTCTATAAATATAGGTTATTCGAAGTCCCCGTAGGAAAAGTCAGCGCTGAAGTAACAGTAACGAGGGGATCGGACGCTAAAATGCTGACCTATGCAGACGTCATAAAGGAGATGAGGGAGAAGAAAATTGGTAGACCGAGTACCTACGCAAAGACTATTCAATCTCTTCTAAGGCATGGGTATGTTGTTGAGAGCAAGAAAAGGGCTGTACTGGTGGCAACCAAGAAGGGCATAAATGCATACAATTTCCTGTCACAGTTTCCAGACCTAGTCTCAGAGGAAGTGACTGCCAACCTGTTGGCAAAGATGGACCTGATATCCTTGGGAAAACTGGAACCGACATCCATACTAGTTACTGTTCTAAATAATTTACAACGGTTAGAAGTTCTTCCTAAGTCTGAACAAGAGATATGA
- a CDS encoding ribonuclease P subunit p25 family protein, which produces MEVSQFVISRNKTIEDQVLDIISSFNHGVKDVELKGYGREMDRAADVYNILKEKLGDGVALVEVNIGSEFKDKRRVSYLLFRLRKNF; this is translated from the coding sequence ATGGAAGTTTCGCAGTTCGTTATAAGTAGAAACAAAACTATAGAGGATCAGGTATTGGACATAATATCTTCCTTCAACCATGGAGTAAAGGACGTTGAATTGAAAGGGTATGGGAGAGAGATGGACAGGGCAGCAGATGTCTACAATATCCTTAAGGAGAAGTTAGGAGACGGAGTTGCCTTAGTTGAGGTAAACATTGGCAGTGAGTTCAAGGATAAACGTAGGGTTTCATATCTCTTGTTCAGACTTAGGAAGAACTTCTAA
- the albA gene encoding DNA-binding protein Alba has product MSGTSPTPSNVVLVGKKPVMNYVLAALTLLNQGVPEIIIKARGRAISKAVDTVEIVRNRFLPDKIEIRSIGVGSQVVTSQDGRQSRVSTIEISIKKKA; this is encoded by the coding sequence ATGAGCGGGACATCTCCTACTCCAAGTAATGTCGTCCTTGTAGGTAAGAAGCCAGTAATGAACTACGTTCTAGCTGCCTTAACTCTGCTAAACCAAGGCGTACCAGAGATTATAATAAAGGCTAGAGGAAGGGCCATAAGCAAAGCTGTGGACACTGTAGAGATAGTAAGGAACAGGTTCCTTCCAGACAAAATAGAGATAAGGTCAATAGGCGTAGGTAGCCAAGTAGTGACAAGCCAGGACGGAAGGCAGTCTAGGGTTTCTACCATAGAAATAAGTATAAAGAAAAAGGCATAA
- the gatC gene encoding Asp-tRNA(Asn) amidotransferase subunit GatC, giving the protein MKIQVNEELVRKLEKLALISLDDKERADFTGDLNKILEFFNKIDELNLDGVEPMFHPITGGKLRPDSPHQPLSREEALSNAPKKRDGFIVGPSTLGG; this is encoded by the coding sequence GTGAAAATCCAAGTCAACGAAGAGTTAGTGAGGAAATTAGAGAAACTTGCTTTGATATCTCTAGATGACAAAGAGAGGGCCGACTTCACTGGAGATCTCAATAAGATCCTTGAGTTCTTCAATAAGATAGACGAGCTGAATCTTGATGGCGTGGAACCCATGTTTCATCCCATTACTGGGGGAAAGCTTAGACCTGACAGCCCTCATCAACCCTTATCTAGGGAGGAGGCTCTCTCCAATGCTCCTAAGAAGAGGGATGGGTTCATAGTAGGGCCTAGCACTTTGGGTGGATAG
- a CDS encoding DUF120 domain-containing protein encodes MSDECLIAKIVYLSLKSKEVTQQAIAQELNVSQQSISRKLKELEEKDLIRRSLSKEGEIIRVTENGEKILEDCLSMMRTTIISSHILEIKGRATSGLGEGRIFLSLPYYMESFKKFLGFEPFPGTLNLTIYDRASLENRLILDVSKAITIPEHKEENRVLGAVRAFPASINDLKPAAVVFPLRSIHPKSVIEVISPFHLRKELNIKDGDEITIQVYA; translated from the coding sequence ATGAGCGATGAGTGCCTTATAGCTAAGATCGTTTATCTGTCTCTAAAGAGTAAAGAAGTGACACAGCAAGCCATAGCACAGGAGTTAAACGTATCTCAACAATCAATATCCCGCAAACTGAAGGAATTGGAAGAAAAGGACCTAATTAGGAGATCCCTATCTAAGGAAGGCGAAATAATAAGGGTAACAGAAAACGGTGAGAAGATACTTGAGGACTGCCTCTCGATGATGAGAACTACAATAATTTCTTCCCATATTCTAGAGATAAAGGGGAGGGCTACATCTGGATTGGGAGAAGGTAGAATTTTCCTTTCGTTACCTTATTACATGGAGTCCTTCAAGAAATTTTTGGGATTTGAACCTTTCCCAGGAACGTTAAACCTAACTATATACGACAGAGCCTCACTGGAAAACAGGCTTATTTTGGACGTTTCAAAGGCTATAACTATTCCAGAACATAAAGAGGAGAATAGAGTTCTAGGTGCCGTTAGAGCTTTTCCAGCCTCAATAAACGACCTTAAGCCTGCAGCGGTGGTTTTCCCATTGAGGAGCATTCATCCGAAAAGTGTAATAGAGGTTATATCCCCATTTCATCTTAGAAAGGAACTCAACATCAAAGATGGAGACGAAATTACTATACAAGTTTACGCGTAA
- the twy1 gene encoding 4-demethylwyosine synthase TYW1: MAVKGSFRIDTLSKIRSEMEKQRYHLIGGHSAYKKCHWTHEALTSGRYCYKGKFYGIESHRCVQMTPVSMWCWFRCIHCWRLEPEDVGLEWDETKMPYMDDPGYIAERSIEEHKRSVSGYLGREGVSDRKALEAMKPSHVAISLTGEPTLYERLGELIREYHKRGITTFLVTSGVRPDVLASLEEEPTQLFVSLQAPNAEKHKLINRPVVANSWNLVMKTLEILPSFSSPTVIRMTMMKDVNMSERDAIEFSKLMELAMPTYIEVKAYMHVGPSTYRLTKDAMPRHFEVKNFAERLADLTGYKIISEHAPSRIVLLSRLDKPMQIGNAWTEKWDWRTQDTQDDINGEYREAEVGCTEEGEGQRS, encoded by the coding sequence ATGGCGGTTAAAGGAAGTTTTAGGATCGATACCCTGTCGAAGATACGCTCAGAGATGGAGAAACAGAGATATCATCTAATTGGGGGTCACAGCGCCTACAAGAAATGTCATTGGACCCATGAGGCCTTAACCAGCGGTAGGTATTGCTATAAGGGTAAGTTCTACGGAATAGAGAGCCACAGATGTGTGCAGATGACACCTGTAAGTATGTGGTGCTGGTTTAGATGTATCCATTGCTGGAGATTGGAACCTGAAGACGTTGGATTGGAATGGGACGAAACCAAGATGCCATATATGGATGATCCAGGATATATAGCTGAAAGATCGATAGAGGAACACAAAAGATCAGTGTCCGGTTATCTGGGGAGAGAGGGCGTGAGTGATCGCAAGGCCCTTGAGGCCATGAAGCCGTCTCACGTAGCCATTAGCTTAACGGGCGAGCCAACCCTATACGAGAGATTAGGAGAACTAATTAGAGAGTATCATAAAAGGGGAATAACCACATTTCTAGTTACCAGCGGTGTCAGACCGGACGTTTTGGCCTCCCTGGAGGAGGAACCTACCCAACTTTTCGTATCTCTTCAGGCTCCAAATGCAGAGAAGCACAAGTTAATCAACAGGCCAGTGGTCGCAAACTCCTGGAACCTAGTTATGAAAACCCTAGAGATCCTTCCCAGCTTCAGCTCTCCTACTGTAATTAGGATGACCATGATGAAAGACGTCAATATGAGCGAGCGTGACGCCATAGAGTTCTCTAAGCTCATGGAGCTAGCAATGCCAACATACATAGAGGTCAAAGCATACATGCACGTGGGGCCATCGACTTACAGGCTTACAAAGGACGCGATGCCCAGACACTTTGAGGTTAAGAATTTTGCTGAAAGACTTGCGGACCTAACTGGATATAAAATAATATCCGAACACGCTCCCAGTAGAATAGTCTTACTGAGCAGACTTGATAAACCCATGCAAATAGGTAACGCTTGGACCGAGAAATGGGACTGGAGAACCCAGGATACCCAGGATGACATTAACGGTGAATACAGGGAAGCCGAGGTCGGATGTACTGAAGAGGGGGAAGGTCAAAGATCATGA
- a CDS encoding DEAD/DEAH box helicase — MPSRTFYVKPFNNDILKRLMAFSRFLGETGEGAQFVIDLERARTNGVRMEEIRRVLGELGVSLDTETLEQLEHEMPEYDVLFELKDENLVLNPRVRISDILRKYRINIPYDSVSKVYRTRPFYYYILKKILEDEGLRVKKLDLQFERFSMGLNVELRSYQVEAIKAWKNNGFRGVIALPTGAGKTLIGIEGMSEVGSSTLVVTFTNEQLKQWAENIIKYTNGTPEVGLYYSKKKELAPITITTYQTAIRHMAELSRFNLLIIDEAHHLPAEKFREIALSCIAPYRMALSATPYRSDGKHVELFRLMGGLVYQRGIEELVAQGYLAKFKIVRIKTPLTTEERAQYDMLMKKFRSLSNGRPILEVVKKAREGDGRALEAMRVYSKLRYLVGLTKAKLSKIIEIIEKEKGKKVIIFSQYVDHAETISKILGARLLTGQMSKRERELVLEEFKSGKSGVLVLTTVGDEGLDIPDASIGIIVTGTSSKRQYVQRLGRLLRNNSGGKVAILYELIAQGTSEEYQSKKRRSLSLEDAFYSWEER, encoded by the coding sequence GTGCCCTCGAGGACTTTTTACGTCAAGCCCTTCAACAATGATATACTCAAAAGGTTGATGGCTTTTTCAAGGTTCCTCGGGGAGACCGGAGAGGGGGCCCAGTTCGTTATTGACCTAGAAAGAGCTAGGACTAACGGTGTACGAATGGAGGAGATAAGGAGGGTTCTGGGAGAACTCGGAGTATCATTGGATACAGAGACCTTGGAGCAACTAGAACATGAGATGCCTGAGTATGACGTGCTCTTTGAGCTGAAAGATGAAAACCTAGTATTGAATCCTAGAGTAAGAATCTCGGATATCTTAAGGAAGTATAGGATAAACATTCCCTACGATTCGGTTAGTAAAGTATACAGAACCAGGCCCTTTTATTACTATATCCTGAAGAAAATCCTAGAAGATGAAGGATTGAGAGTGAAGAAGCTGGACTTGCAGTTCGAGCGTTTCTCAATGGGGTTGAATGTTGAGCTTAGGAGTTATCAAGTTGAGGCAATTAAAGCTTGGAAAAATAATGGATTCAGGGGCGTGATTGCCTTACCCACAGGGGCTGGTAAGACCCTCATAGGAATAGAGGGGATGAGCGAGGTCGGCAGCTCCACGTTGGTTGTAACGTTTACAAATGAACAGTTAAAGCAGTGGGCAGAAAATATAATTAAATACACTAACGGAACACCAGAGGTAGGGTTATATTATAGCAAAAAGAAGGAACTGGCTCCGATCACCATAACAACATATCAAACTGCCATAAGACATATGGCTGAACTTTCAAGGTTTAACCTGCTCATTATTGACGAGGCCCATCATCTTCCTGCTGAGAAGTTTAGGGAGATAGCTCTTTCATGCATTGCACCGTACAGAATGGCCTTATCCGCAACTCCTTACAGGTCTGACGGGAAACATGTGGAGCTGTTTAGGCTTATGGGAGGTCTGGTCTATCAGAGAGGAATAGAGGAGCTGGTAGCCCAAGGATATCTGGCCAAGTTTAAGATAGTTAGGATAAAGACCCCCTTAACCACTGAGGAGAGAGCACAATACGACATGTTAATGAAGAAATTTAGGTCTCTCTCAAATGGAAGACCTATCCTAGAGGTTGTGAAAAAGGCCAGGGAAGGTGATGGGAGGGCTCTTGAGGCAATGAGGGTTTACAGTAAGCTGAGATATCTCGTGGGTCTAACTAAAGCTAAATTATCCAAGATAATTGAGATTATAGAGAAGGAGAAGGGGAAAAAGGTGATAATTTTTTCTCAATATGTAGATCACGCAGAGACTATTTCTAAGATTTTAGGGGCTAGGTTATTAACGGGACAGATGTCAAAAAGGGAAAGGGAACTCGTGCTTGAGGAATTCAAGTCTGGAAAGTCGGGGGTATTAGTCCTAACGACGGTTGGAGATGAGGGATTGGACATCCCCGATGCTAGCATCGGCATCATAGTAACTGGGACTTCGTCAAAGAGGCAATACGTTCAAAGATTAGGTAGGCTCCTGAGGAATAACTCAGGAGGAAAGGTAGCAATCCTTTATGAGCTCATAGCCCAGGGAACGTCCGAGGAGTACCAATCGAAGAAGAGGAGATCCCTATCTCTTGAAGACGCTTTCTATTCTTGGGAAGAAAGATAG
- the gatA gene encoding Asp-tRNA(Asn)/Glu-tRNA(Gln) amidotransferase subunit GatA, translating into MIDELVKKLRDGELSSDEYVAKTFERIRRLEGRINAFITVRDEQRVLDEVKMSVKKGGRLAGVLIAVKDNISTRDVRTTCASKMLENYVPPYDATVISKLKMEGAVILGKTNMDEFAMGSTTETSYFGPTRNPWDLSRTPGGSSGGSGSSLAAGYVDLALGSDTGGSIRTPASFTSTFGLKPSYGTVSRYGLVAYANSLEQIGPMAKNSRDLALLFSVIAGNDQRDATTIDYTPPSSVSPISIKGIKVGVLQDIMNASDPGVAGKVRDFLDRMSSEGAIIEETSLGMTDYVLPTYYIIAMSEASSNLARYDGVRYGHSSNMEGNWKEVYSKTRGEGFGKEVKRRILLGSFILSAGYYEQFYIRALKVRRLIRDSLEKLFAKYDVIISPTAPVLPPKIGEVIDDPVKMYAMDVATVTANLAAIPSLSIPAGFYNGLPVGLQLMGRYLSDTFLMGISLYMEDVTGMKNMTSPL; encoded by the coding sequence ATGATCGATGAATTAGTAAAAAAATTACGTGATGGAGAATTGAGCTCTGATGAATATGTGGCCAAGACCTTTGAGAGAATAAGGAGATTGGAGGGGAGGATTAACGCTTTCATCACTGTAAGAGACGAGCAGAGAGTCCTGGATGAGGTTAAGATGTCCGTGAAGAAGGGTGGGAGACTTGCAGGAGTCCTTATAGCAGTCAAGGACAACATCTCGACCAGAGATGTAAGAACCACATGTGCCTCCAAGATGCTTGAGAACTATGTCCCGCCATATGATGCCACCGTAATATCTAAGCTAAAGATGGAAGGAGCGGTGATATTGGGTAAAACGAACATGGATGAGTTTGCAATGGGCTCCACAACAGAGACCAGCTACTTTGGACCCACAAGGAACCCTTGGGATCTAAGCCGGACTCCTGGGGGCTCTTCTGGGGGAAGCGGAAGCTCTCTTGCAGCTGGATATGTGGACCTAGCCCTTGGATCTGACACTGGGGGCTCGATCAGAACACCCGCGTCTTTTACCTCGACGTTTGGATTGAAACCGTCTTATGGAACCGTTAGCAGGTACGGTCTTGTAGCTTATGCAAACAGTCTCGAACAAATCGGTCCCATGGCTAAAAACTCCAGAGACCTTGCCCTACTCTTCTCGGTGATAGCAGGCAATGATCAAAGGGACGCAACTACCATAGATTACACTCCACCCTCGTCTGTGAGTCCAATATCCATAAAGGGAATAAAGGTAGGGGTACTCCAAGATATAATGAACGCTTCTGACCCAGGGGTGGCAGGTAAGGTTAGGGATTTCCTTGACAGAATGTCCTCTGAGGGAGCAATAATTGAAGAGACTTCGCTCGGCATGACCGACTACGTTCTGCCCACATATTACATTATTGCCATGTCTGAGGCCAGTTCAAACCTAGCAAGATACGACGGAGTTAGATACGGACATTCCTCCAATATGGAAGGAAACTGGAAGGAAGTCTACAGCAAAACTAGGGGAGAGGGGTTCGGGAAGGAGGTCAAGAGGAGAATTCTCCTGGGTTCATTCATTTTGAGTGCCGGATATTACGAACAGTTCTACATTAGGGCACTTAAGGTCAGGAGACTAATACGTGATTCCCTTGAGAAACTCTTCGCTAAGTATGACGTAATTATTTCGCCCACGGCGCCTGTCCTCCCTCCAAAAATTGGCGAAGTCATAGACGATCCAGTTAAGATGTATGCCATGGACGTAGCCACTGTCACAGCTAACTTAGCCGCCATACCCAGCCTTTCTATACCTGCCGGATTCTATAATGGACTACCGGTAGGGCTACAGTTAATGGGGAGATATCTCTCGGACACTTTTCTAATGGGCATATCCCTTTATATGGAGGACGTTACTGGAATGAAAAATATGACTTCCCCTCTTTAG
- the cutA gene encoding divalent-cation tolerance protein CutA produces the protein MDGDYVMILTTLPGEEEGKKIARTLVEEKIAACVNLIPRLTSVYRWEGKVVEDNEVLALIKTTSSKAEEAMKRLKELHPYKVPEILALAIKNGFKPYLDWIDESVSK, from the coding sequence ATGGATGGAGACTATGTTATGATATTAACCACCTTACCAGGGGAGGAGGAAGGAAAGAAAATAGCTAGAACCCTAGTGGAGGAGAAGATAGCAGCTTGCGTAAATTTGATTCCCAGGCTAACTTCAGTATATAGGTGGGAAGGTAAAGTCGTGGAGGACAACGAAGTCCTTGCCCTCATAAAGACCACATCGAGTAAGGCCGAAGAGGCAATGAAGAGACTGAAGGAACTTCATCCATATAAAGTTCCGGAGATTTTGGCCTTGGCAATTAAGAATGGTTTTAAACCATATCTTGACTGGATAGATGAGAGTGTTTCAAAGTGA
- a CDS encoding DUF357 domain-containing protein → MPELRDRVIKYINGMEETLKKLEGLDERIVSLARQYTEDAKYYLEKGDVETAIVDVVYAEGLVDALKMIQGDKSKKVFVGGTFDIIHPGHIEFLRRASTLGRVYVAVSRDKNAEKVKGRRPINDENQRLEVVRSIKYVYDAFLGDEEDFLKSVERVKPDIVFLGPDQHVDETKLKEELAKRGINVEVLRMEKRINSWNHSSTSSIIKEITERFCNHA, encoded by the coding sequence ATGCCTGAGTTGAGGGACAGAGTAATTAAATACATTAATGGTATGGAGGAAACCCTGAAGAAGCTTGAGGGGCTAGACGAAAGGATAGTCAGTTTGGCGAGGCAGTATACTGAAGACGCAAAGTATTATTTGGAGAAAGGAGATGTGGAAACAGCTATTGTTGACGTAGTCTACGCAGAAGGTTTAGTGGACGCTTTAAAGATGATCCAGGGAGACAAGTCCAAGAAGGTTTTCGTCGGTGGCACCTTTGATATTATTCACCCAGGCCACATAGAGTTCCTCAGGAGAGCTTCAACCCTTGGTAGAGTGTATGTAGCAGTATCTAGAGATAAGAATGCGGAGAAAGTGAAGGGGCGAAGACCCATAAACGATGAGAACCAAAGGCTAGAGGTAGTTAGAAGTATAAAATACGTTTATGACGCCTTTCTAGGAGACGAGGAGGACTTTCTTAAGAGTGTAGAGAGAGTTAAGCCAGACATAGTATTTCTAGGACCAGATCAACATGTTGATGAGACCAAGCTAAAGGAGGAACTTGCCAAACGCGGTATTAATGTGGAGGTATTGAGAATGGAGAAGAGGATTAACTCTTGGAACCATAGTAGCACCTCATCTATCATTAAGGAGATAACTGAAAGATTCTGTAACCATGCCTGA